From Candidatus Methylomirabilota bacterium:
CCGATGGCTGATGGATGGGTCCTGATCGACACCTCAGCCTGGATCCATGCCCTGCGGCCTACCGGGAATCCCGTTGTCCGGCAACAAGTTTACGGTTTGCTCACTGAGGGGCGGACAGTCACGTGTGAAATGATCATCCTGGAACTTACCAGCGGCACACGGACAGAAGGGGAGTTTCGGGAGATCTGCGAAGACTTAGAGGCGCTACAACAATTCCCGATTACCAAGTCAGTCTGGAGATCGGCCTACGGGATTGCCCACGCGGTGCGACGTAAAGGTTTATCAATTCCCACGACGGATCTTCTCATCGCTGCTGTTGTCTTGAGCTACCCGTGCCGCCTTCTTCATTGCGATAAGCACTTCGACCTGATGGCCCACCATATTGCGCTTCCGATCTGGAAACCATCGGCGGCCAAGAGTGATAATGGTTGACACGTCCTTGAGATTGCTTCGGGGCGGTGCCCCTCG
This genomic window contains:
- a CDS encoding PIN domain nuclease; this translates as MADGWVLIDTSAWIHALRPTGNPVVRQQVYGLLTEGRTVTCEMIILELTSGTRTEGEFREICEDLEALQQFPITKSVWRSAYGIAHAVRRKGLSIPTTDLLIAAVVLSYPCRLLHCDKHFDLMAHHIALPIWKPSAAKSDNG